Proteins encoded by one window of Portunus trituberculatus isolate SZX2019 chromosome 27, ASM1759143v1, whole genome shotgun sequence:
- the LOC123509870 gene encoding uncharacterized protein LOC123509870 has protein sequence MKQLLGDKYQAFDADLFKQLFYQRLPPAIQRSLFSVKDTLKPDAIAKLADDFLAILPATPASPVSSVTTTQNDTQLSHLTKLISQLTTEVNYLKKQLHDGRRSRSSTPRRLQRRYRSRSPGLCWYHNKFGAKANKCVSPCTYNTSNTNGEQ, from the coding sequence ATGAAGCAACTGCTTGGTGACAAGTACCAAGCCTTCGACGCTGATCTCTTCAAGCAACTGTTCTACCAGCGCCTTCCTCCTGCCATCCAGCGTAGCCTCTTCAGCGTCAAGGACACTTTGAAACCTGACGCCATCGCTAAGTTGGCAGACGACTTCCTGGCGATTCTTCCTGCAACACCTGCTTCTCCTGTGTCTTCTGTCACTACCACACAGAATGACACCCAGTTGTCTCACCTTACCAAGCTCATCTCTCAGCTTACCACCGAGGTTAACTACTTGAAGAAGCAACTGCATGATGGCCGTCGCTCACGTTCCTCCACTCCTCGCCGCCTCCAGCGCCGCTACCGTTCTAGGAGCCCAGGTCTGTGTTGGTACCACAACAAGTTTGGTGCCAAGGCCAACAAGTGCGTTTCCCCATGCACCTACAACACGTCAAACACCAACGGCGAGCAGTGA